From Micromonospora sp. NBC_01699, a single genomic window includes:
- a CDS encoding TraR/DksA family transcriptional regulator → MLVNVAVDTDRSQADIDLIRVALEARFDELTGEYDDALLQSQVLRLVEVGDTAGDDQADSGTKTAERDTAQSLLRTILDRRAQFEHALARLAEGTYGWCEGCSAPIPVERLEIFPSATTCVSCKQVRERRAA, encoded by the coding sequence ATGCTCGTCAACGTTGCGGTCGACACGGACCGTTCCCAGGCGGACATCGACCTGATCCGGGTCGCCCTGGAGGCTCGCTTCGACGAGCTGACCGGCGAGTACGACGACGCCCTGTTGCAGAGCCAGGTGCTGCGGCTGGTGGAGGTCGGTGACACCGCCGGTGACGACCAGGCCGACAGCGGAACCAAGACCGCCGAGCGGGACACCGCACAGTCGTTGCTGCGGACCATTCTGGACCGCCGGGCGCAGTTCGAGCACGCGCTGGCCCGGTTGGCCGAGGGAACCTACGGCTGGTGCGAGGGGTGTTCCGCGCCGATCCCGGTGGAACGGTTGGAGATCTTCCCGTCCGCCACCACCTGTGTCTCCTGCAAGCAGGTACGGGAGCGGCGAGCCGCCTGA
- a CDS encoding DUF2267 domain-containing protein: MASNPYSTFEASIDKTNLILKDIEHAYGWPKQRRNQSYAALRTVLQLLRDRLPVQESVQFAAQLPVLVRGVYFEGWQPSDVPVKLNREDFLYEVRQGFPYEVDGGAEGVVKTVLDALRRHISPGEWDDVRSTMPKDLSTIIP, translated from the coding sequence ATGGCCAGCAATCCGTACTCGACCTTCGAGGCGTCGATCGACAAGACGAACCTCATCCTCAAGGACATCGAGCATGCGTACGGGTGGCCGAAGCAACGGCGCAACCAGTCGTACGCGGCGCTGCGCACGGTGTTGCAGCTGCTCCGGGACCGGCTGCCGGTGCAGGAGAGCGTCCAGTTCGCGGCCCAGTTGCCGGTACTGGTGCGCGGCGTCTACTTCGAGGGCTGGCAGCCGAGCGACGTACCGGTCAAGCTGAACCGCGAGGACTTCCTCTACGAGGTCCGGCAGGGCTTCCCGTACGAGGTCGACGGGGGCGCCGAGGGTGTGGTGAAGACCGTTCTCGACGCCCTGCGCCGGCACATCAGCCCGGGGGAGTGGGACGACGTCAGGTCGACCATGCCCAAGGACCTGAGCACGATCATCCCCTGA
- a CDS encoding glycoside hydrolase family 3 N-terminal domain-containing protein, giving the protein MSSDPRAGDGHRTLTATPPAPWQDPTRPVDVRVDDLLGRLSLEEKIAQLYGVWVGADVTDEDMAPHQHEMVDEIPDWRELIRVGLGQLTRPFGTAPIDPALGARALARMQAEIVAANRFGIPAIAHEECLSGFMTWGATVYPTPLAWGATFHPELVERMAAQIGAALRQVGVHQGLAPVLDVSRDPRWGRTEETIGEDPYLVATIATAYVRGLQSAGVVATLKHFAGYSGSRAGRNFAPVAVGPREYADVLLPPFEMAVRDGGAGSVMHSYAEVDGVPAAADERLLTDLLRDRWGFTGTVVADYFGIAFLQLLHHVADSTVDAARLALTAGVDVELPAVRCFGPGLVAAVRAGTVPEDLIDRAAARVLRQKCALGLLDPDWSPQPAALAGRADEPAGLEGTLDLDPPANRALARELAEESVVLLANSGVLPLAPESRIALVGPLADGVTGMLGCYTFPSHVGGQHPGVPAGVEIPTLLAALRAELPGARLDHAAGCAVDGTDRSGIASAVAAATGADVCVAVLGDRAGLFGAGTSGEGSDAADLHLPGVQQDLLTALLDTGTPVVLVLLAGRPYALGEWADRLAAVVQTFFPGEEGGPAIAGVLGGRVNPSGRLPIGVPRLPGGQPSGYLAPALGQRTEVSNVDPTARHPFGYGLSYTRFDWSDARVDGVAADGDRRTEIPTDGTVSVSVTVRNTGVRSGAEVVQLYLHDPVAQVTRPVVRLTGYARIPLAPGESRRVTFAVHTDLTSFTGRDGHRVVEPGDLELRLSASSADHRFTVPLRLIGAERRVDHRRRLVAGVTVE; this is encoded by the coding sequence ATGAGCAGCGATCCCCGGGCCGGCGACGGCCACCGCACCCTGACGGCGACCCCGCCGGCACCCTGGCAGGACCCGACCCGACCGGTCGACGTACGGGTCGACGACCTTCTCGGCCGGTTGTCGCTGGAGGAGAAGATCGCCCAGTTGTACGGGGTCTGGGTCGGCGCGGACGTGACCGACGAGGACATGGCCCCGCACCAGCACGAGATGGTGGACGAGATCCCGGACTGGCGGGAACTCATCCGGGTCGGCCTGGGTCAGCTCACCCGGCCGTTCGGCACCGCGCCGATCGACCCGGCACTCGGTGCGCGGGCACTCGCCCGGATGCAGGCCGAGATCGTCGCCGCGAACCGGTTCGGCATCCCGGCGATCGCCCACGAGGAGTGCCTCTCCGGGTTCATGACCTGGGGCGCCACCGTCTATCCCACCCCGCTGGCCTGGGGCGCCACCTTCCACCCGGAGCTCGTGGAACGGATGGCCGCGCAGATCGGCGCCGCCCTGCGGCAGGTCGGCGTACACCAGGGGCTGGCTCCGGTGCTCGACGTGAGCCGCGACCCGCGTTGGGGGCGGACCGAGGAGACCATCGGCGAGGACCCGTACCTGGTGGCGACGATCGCCACCGCGTACGTGCGGGGGTTGCAGTCGGCCGGGGTGGTGGCCACCCTGAAGCACTTCGCCGGCTACTCCGGCTCCCGCGCCGGCCGTAACTTCGCACCCGTGGCGGTCGGCCCGCGCGAGTACGCCGACGTGCTGCTCCCGCCCTTCGAGATGGCCGTGCGCGACGGCGGGGCCGGTTCGGTCATGCACTCCTACGCGGAGGTCGACGGCGTACCGGCGGCGGCCGACGAACGGCTGCTCACCGACCTGCTGCGGGATCGGTGGGGCTTCACCGGGACCGTCGTCGCCGACTACTTCGGCATCGCCTTCCTGCAACTGCTGCACCACGTGGCGGACTCGACCGTCGACGCGGCCCGGCTCGCCCTCACCGCCGGGGTCGACGTCGAGTTGCCCGCCGTCCGCTGCTTCGGGCCCGGCCTGGTCGCCGCCGTCCGCGCCGGCACCGTGCCGGAGGACCTGATCGACCGCGCCGCCGCCCGCGTGCTGCGGCAGAAGTGCGCGCTCGGACTGCTCGACCCGGACTGGTCACCGCAACCGGCGGCCCTGGCCGGGCGGGCCGACGAACCGGCCGGCCTTGAGGGCACCCTCGACCTGGACCCGCCGGCCAACCGGGCGCTGGCCCGCGAACTCGCCGAGGAGTCGGTGGTGCTGCTCGCCAACTCCGGCGTCCTGCCGCTCGCCCCCGAGTCCCGGATCGCGCTGGTCGGGCCGCTCGCCGACGGCGTCACCGGGATGCTCGGCTGCTACACCTTCCCGAGCCATGTCGGCGGTCAGCATCCGGGCGTACCGGCCGGGGTGGAGATCCCCACCCTGCTGGCCGCGCTGCGGGCCGAGCTGCCCGGGGCCCGGCTCGACCACGCCGCCGGCTGCGCGGTCGACGGTACGGACCGGTCCGGGATCGCCTCGGCCGTGGCCGCCGCCACCGGTGCCGACGTCTGCGTCGCGGTCCTCGGCGACCGGGCCGGCCTGTTCGGCGCCGGCACCTCCGGCGAGGGCTCCGACGCGGCCGACCTGCACCTGCCGGGCGTGCAGCAGGACCTGCTCACCGCACTGCTCGACACCGGCACTCCGGTGGTGCTGGTGCTGCTCGCCGGGCGCCCGTACGCCCTCGGCGAGTGGGCCGACCGGCTCGCGGCCGTGGTGCAGACGTTCTTTCCCGGTGAGGAGGGCGGGCCCGCGATCGCCGGCGTACTCGGCGGTCGGGTCAACCCGTCCGGCCGGCTGCCGATCGGCGTGCCCCGCCTACCCGGCGGGCAGCCGTCCGGTTACCTGGCACCGGCGCTGGGCCAGCGTACCGAGGTCAGCAACGTCGACCCGACCGCCCGGCACCCGTTCGGGTACGGCCTGTCCTACACCCGGTTCGACTGGAGCGACGCCCGGGTCGACGGTGTCGCAGCGGACGGGGACCGGCGCACCGAGATCCCGACCGACGGCACCGTGTCGGTGTCGGTGACCGTGCGCAACACCGGCGTTCGGTCCGGCGCCGAGGTGGTGCAGCTCTACCTGCACGACCCGGTGGCCCAGGTGACCCGGCCGGTGGTCCGGCTGACCGGTTACGCCCGGATCCCGCTCGCGCCCGGCGAGTCCCGGCGGGTGACCTTCGCGGTGCACACCGATCTCACCTCGTTCACCGGTCGCGACGGGCACCGGGTGGTCGAGCCGGGCGACCTGGAGTTGCGGCTCTCCGCGTCCAGCGCCGACCACCGGTTCACGGTGCCGTTGCGGCTGATCGGGGCCGAGCGCCGGGTCGACCACCGGCGGCGGCTGGTCGCCGGGGTGACGGTGGAGTGA
- a CDS encoding alpha/beta fold hydrolase gives MPYISVGVENSASIDIYYEDHGAGQPVLLIPGYPFGGTAWEKQVAALVDAGYRAITYDRRGFGKSSQPTMGYDYDTFAADLDQIMTTLDLRNVTLVGHSMGTGEVTRYLGAYGSARVNRAVVVSPIPPFLLKTADNPEGVEQSLFDGFMQQIIKDRYVWFTQFLQNFYNLDVNAGKLVSDDVVRANWNSAIMASPTATVACIPAWLTDFRDDLPRIDVPLLIIQGDADRVLPFPATGKRLSQAVDGSKLVVLKDAPHGIPWTHAEDVNRELLNFIKERVPVGA, from the coding sequence ATGCCGTACATCAGTGTCGGGGTGGAGAATTCCGCGTCCATCGATATCTACTACGAGGACCACGGTGCGGGTCAGCCGGTCCTGCTCATCCCCGGCTACCCGTTCGGCGGCACGGCCTGGGAGAAGCAGGTCGCGGCCCTGGTCGACGCCGGCTACCGGGCCATCACGTACGACCGTCGGGGCTTCGGCAAGTCCAGCCAGCCCACCATGGGCTACGACTACGACACCTTCGCGGCCGACCTCGACCAGATCATGACCACCCTCGACCTGCGCAACGTCACCCTGGTCGGGCACTCGATGGGCACCGGCGAGGTGACCCGCTACCTCGGCGCGTACGGGTCGGCGCGGGTGAACCGGGCGGTGGTGGTCTCACCGATCCCGCCGTTCCTGCTCAAGACGGCCGACAACCCCGAGGGCGTCGAACAGAGCCTCTTCGACGGCTTCATGCAGCAGATCATCAAGGACCGTTACGTCTGGTTCACCCAGTTCCTTCAGAACTTCTACAACCTCGACGTCAACGCCGGCAAGCTGGTCAGCGACGACGTGGTCCGGGCGAACTGGAACTCGGCGATCATGGCGTCCCCGACGGCCACCGTGGCCTGCATCCCGGCCTGGTTGACCGACTTCCGGGACGACCTGCCACGGATCGACGTGCCGCTGCTGATCATCCAGGGGGACGCCGACCGGGTGCTGCCGTTCCCGGCCACCGGCAAGCGGCTGAGTCAGGCCGTCGACGGCAGCAAGCTGGTGGTACTCAAGGACGCGCCGCACGGCATCCCCTGGACCCACGCCGAGGACGTCAACCGGGAACTGCTCAACTTCATCAAGGAGCGGGTGCCGGTCGGCGCCTGA
- a CDS encoding FKBP-type peptidyl-prolyl cis-trans isomerase — protein MEKPSIGPIEGAPPADLVIEDITVGEGPEVGRGQWASVHYVGVSHSTGGEFDSSWGRGEPFGFQVGAGRVIAGWDQGVAGMKVGGRRKLTIPPHLGYGNQGAAGVIKPGETLVFVVDLVDVK, from the coding sequence ATGGAAAAGCCCAGCATCGGACCGATCGAGGGTGCACCCCCGGCCGACCTGGTCATCGAGGACATCACCGTCGGCGAGGGGCCGGAGGTCGGGCGCGGCCAGTGGGCCTCCGTGCACTACGTCGGCGTCTCGCACTCCACCGGTGGGGAGTTCGACTCCTCCTGGGGCCGGGGTGAGCCGTTCGGCTTCCAGGTCGGCGCCGGTCGGGTCATCGCCGGTTGGGACCAGGGCGTGGCCGGCATGAAGGTCGGCGGCCGGCGCAAGCTGACCATCCCGCCGCACCTCGGGTACGGCAACCAGGGCGCCGCCGGTGTGATCAAGCCGGGCGAGACACTGGTGTTCGTGGTCGACCTCGTCGACGTGAAGTAG
- a CDS encoding sensor histidine kinase: MRESTSPDVFVHPALFYASRYEYLAGTVPFIRAGLAAGEPVMVAVPEENLDHIRAALGVDAARVQLHDMGVAGRNPGRILPGVLLAFADAHRDTRVRIVGEPVWAGRTADEYPACAQHEALINAAFTGRPAAILCPYDTGRLDRSWLDDAYRTHPTVRTAGAAFASPHYADPLAVAAGFNLPLPSPPAHAETIAVEFHSLWALRRLVTAQALAAGLAPDRVADVTLAVNELAANTVEHAGATGTLSVWTDDKQLICQLSDNGHIAEPLAGRIPAAPDQDGGRGLFLVNELCDLVRVHTRPGATSIRVHMHR, from the coding sequence ATGCGCGAGTCGACCAGTCCCGACGTGTTCGTGCACCCGGCCCTGTTCTACGCGAGCCGGTACGAATACCTCGCCGGCACGGTGCCGTTCATCCGGGCCGGGCTGGCGGCCGGTGAACCGGTGATGGTCGCCGTGCCCGAGGAGAACCTCGACCACATCCGGGCCGCCCTCGGCGTCGACGCGGCACGAGTCCAGCTGCACGACATGGGCGTGGCCGGGCGCAATCCCGGCCGGATCCTGCCCGGTGTGCTGCTCGCCTTCGCCGACGCCCACCGCGACACCCGGGTCCGGATCGTCGGGGAGCCCGTCTGGGCCGGTCGGACCGCCGACGAGTACCCCGCCTGCGCCCAGCACGAGGCACTGATCAACGCCGCCTTCACCGGCCGTCCGGCGGCCATCCTGTGCCCGTACGACACCGGCCGGCTGGACCGGAGCTGGCTCGACGACGCGTACCGTACCCATCCCACGGTGCGGACCGCCGGTGCCGCCTTTGCTAGCCCGCACTACGCCGATCCGCTGGCGGTGGCCGCCGGGTTCAACCTGCCGCTGCCGTCCCCGCCGGCGCACGCCGAGACCATCGCCGTCGAGTTCCACTCCCTCTGGGCGCTGCGCCGGCTGGTGACCGCGCAGGCCCTCGCCGCCGGGCTGGCACCGGACCGGGTCGCCGACGTGACCCTGGCGGTCAACGAGCTGGCCGCCAACACGGTCGAGCACGCGGGTGCCACCGGGACCCTGTCGGTCTGGACCGACGACAAGCAGTTGATCTGCCAGCTCAGCGACAACGGGCACATCGCCGAACCACTCGCCGGTCGGATTCCGGCCGCGCCGGACCAGGACGGTGGGCGCGGCCTGTTCCTGGTCAACGAGCTCTGCGACCTGGTACGCGTACACACCCGTCCGGGCGCCACCAGCATCCGCGTGCACATGCATCGCTGA
- a CDS encoding DUF418 domain-containing protein, whose translation MDPSTSSVRVEPPAHAPAGTGEGPRIGDLDALRGFALLGILVVNIAFFASGYPFHLVPDPSYDSWLDQVTRWLVELLFTMKFYLLFSFLFGYSFTLQIDSAVRRGVAFAPRFRRRLAGLFVLGVLHAVLLFHGDILTTYALLGLVLLAARGLRPRTASTLAGALLGLVALVIALAAVRGGGLVPDPTIAADAGARSTEALRGGLGSVLVEHLRAMPAMISALLVQGPLALCAFLVGLAAGRVRLLADVTPHRLLLRRVQWVGYPVGLAGALVFAVGGGTANLTGLVLSIVTAPLLMAAYVATALRAFHTGRGPRLAAVLAPAGRMALSNYLGQSVAGVLIFTGVGFGLVGRVAPLPTLLIAVAIYGGQLAFSAWWLARFRYGPVEWLLRSWTDARRVPLRR comes from the coding sequence GTGGATCCGTCGACCAGTTCGGTGCGAGTGGAGCCACCGGCGCACGCGCCGGCGGGAACGGGCGAGGGACCTCGGATCGGGGACCTCGACGCGCTGCGGGGCTTCGCGCTCCTGGGCATCCTGGTCGTCAACATCGCGTTCTTCGCGTCGGGGTACCCGTTCCACCTCGTACCCGACCCGTCGTACGACTCATGGCTGGACCAGGTCACCCGCTGGCTGGTCGAACTCCTCTTCACCATGAAGTTCTACCTGCTCTTCTCCTTCCTGTTCGGATACAGCTTCACCCTCCAGATCGACTCCGCCGTACGGCGAGGTGTCGCCTTCGCTCCGCGCTTCCGGCGCCGGCTGGCCGGGCTGTTCGTGCTCGGCGTACTGCACGCCGTGCTGCTCTTCCACGGCGACATCCTGACCACGTACGCCCTGCTCGGGCTGGTCCTGCTGGCGGCGCGGGGGCTCCGGCCGAGAACCGCGTCGACCCTGGCGGGTGCCCTGCTCGGCCTGGTCGCGCTGGTCATCGCGCTGGCGGCCGTACGCGGTGGCGGCCTGGTCCCGGACCCGACGATCGCGGCGGACGCGGGTGCCCGGTCCACCGAGGCGCTGCGCGGTGGCCTCGGCTCGGTGCTGGTCGAGCACCTGCGCGCCATGCCGGCGATGATCTCGGCGTTGCTCGTCCAGGGGCCACTGGCCCTCTGCGCCTTCCTGGTCGGCCTGGCGGCCGGCAGGGTACGGCTGCTCGCCGACGTCACCCCGCACCGGCTCCTGCTGCGGCGGGTGCAGTGGGTGGGTTACCCGGTCGGCCTGGCCGGAGCGCTGGTCTTCGCGGTCGGCGGCGGGACGGCGAACCTGACCGGGCTGGTGCTGAGCATCGTCACCGCGCCCCTGCTGATGGCCGCGTACGTCGCCACCGCGCTGCGGGCCTTCCACACCGGCCGGGGTCCCCGGCTCGCCGCGGTGCTCGCGCCCGCCGGGCGGATGGCGCTGTCCAACTATCTCGGCCAGTCGGTCGCCGGTGTGCTGATCTTCACCGGGGTCGGGTTCGGCCTGGTGGGCCGGGTCGCCCCGCTGCCCACCCTGCTGATCGCGGTCGCGATCTACGGCGGGCAGTTGGCCTTCAGCGCCTGGTGGCTGGCCCGGTTCCGGTACGGACCGGTCGAATGGCTGCTACGTTCGTGGACCGACGCGCGTCGGGTCCCACTCCGGCGCTAG
- a CDS encoding LacI family DNA-binding transcriptional regulator, whose amino-acid sequence MTVDEGRRITITAIAQEAGVSVPTVSRVLNGRNDVAPQTRERVEELLRRHGYRRRATRPRAGASLIDLVFNDLDSPWAVEIIRGVEDVAHAAGVGTVVSAIHRRSTSTRQWLQNLRTRATDGVILVSSDLAPPVHAELRRLNVPMVLVDPAGVPSLDIPTIGATNWAGGLRATEHLLSLGHRRIGFIAGPPRLLCSRARLDGYRAGLEAAGIPMVDELIAPGDFYHESGYSSGTALLNLADPPTAIFASSDQMAFGAYEAVRRRGLRVPDDVSVVGFDDLPEARWSSPPLTTVRQPLAEMGLLAARTVLRLARGEPVDTPRVELSTDLVVRDSSAPLVRR is encoded by the coding sequence GTGACGGTCGACGAAGGACGCCGGATCACCATCACCGCGATCGCCCAGGAGGCCGGGGTGTCGGTGCCCACCGTGTCCCGGGTGCTCAACGGTCGCAACGATGTCGCGCCGCAGACCCGGGAGCGGGTCGAGGAGTTGCTGCGCCGGCACGGTTACCGCCGCCGGGCCACCCGGCCACGGGCCGGTGCGAGCCTGATCGACCTGGTCTTCAACGACCTGGACAGCCCCTGGGCGGTGGAGATCATCCGTGGGGTGGAGGACGTCGCGCACGCGGCCGGCGTCGGCACCGTCGTGTCGGCCATCCACCGCCGGTCCACCTCCACCCGGCAGTGGTTGCAAAATCTGCGTACCCGCGCCACCGACGGGGTGATCCTGGTCAGCAGCGATCTCGCTCCGCCGGTGCACGCCGAGTTGCGCCGGCTCAACGTGCCGATGGTGCTGGTCGACCCGGCGGGCGTACCCAGCCTGGACATCCCGACGATCGGGGCGACGAACTGGGCCGGTGGGCTACGGGCGACCGAGCACCTGCTCTCCCTCGGCCACCGCCGGATCGGCTTCATCGCCGGCCCGCCCCGGTTGCTGTGCAGCCGGGCCCGGTTGGACGGTTACCGGGCCGGGCTGGAGGCGGCCGGCATCCCCATGGTCGACGAGCTGATCGCGCCCGGCGACTTCTACCACGAGTCCGGGTACTCCAGCGGTACGGCGCTGCTGAACCTGGCCGACCCGCCGACCGCGATCTTCGCCTCCAGTGACCAGATGGCCTTCGGTGCGTACGAGGCGGTCCGTCGCCGTGGCCTGCGGGTGCCCGACGACGTGAGTGTGGTCGGGTTCGACGATCTGCCGGAGGCCCGGTGGTCCTCGCCGCCGTTGACCACCGTGCGCCAGCCGCTGGCCGAGATGGGCCTGCTCGCGGCCCGTACGGTGCTCCGGCTGGCCCGCGGCGAGCCGGTCGACACCCCCAGGGTCGAGCTCTCCACCGACCTGGTCGTCCGGGACAGCTCGGCGCCACTGGTCCGCCGCTGA
- a CDS encoding cupin domain-containing protein has translation MTDDAPDGHRRPALARCVALPPAAFVTTHWGRAPLLSRAKELANPDGFSDLLSPADADDLLSRRGLRTPFLRVAKDGRVLPTDRFTGGGGAGAEVTDQVLDERILDLYADGATLVLQGLHRNWPPLIDFTRELGAALHQPLQVNAYLTPAGNQGFATHYDTHDVFVLQVDGAKHWRIHEPVLIDPLERQPWGGRADEVSATAAGPPALDVTLEPGDALYLPRGWLHSAQAQQGSSLHLTVGVRALTRYALVETLLGLAAEDPRLRAALPFGLDLAEPAQIAPELTETVAALRDWLDRADPTAVAAKLRDRVWSAARPAPIRPLAQADAIAGLDADSRLAPRDGLHWQLGPAGADESDRVVLRLFDRTVNFPGQCALALRAFLDGGVSRVGDLPGLDDDADRILLARRLLREAVAVPA, from the coding sequence ATGACCGACGACGCGCCGGACGGCCACCGCCGTCCGGCGCTGGCCCGTTGCGTGGCCCTTCCCCCGGCCGCCTTCGTCACCACCCACTGGGGCCGGGCACCGCTGCTGTCCCGGGCCAAGGAACTCGCCAATCCGGACGGCTTCAGCGACCTGCTCAGCCCCGCCGACGCCGACGACCTGCTCAGCCGGCGCGGACTGCGTACCCCGTTCCTGCGGGTGGCCAAGGACGGCCGGGTGTTGCCGACGGACCGGTTCACCGGCGGCGGCGGCGCCGGGGCCGAGGTCACCGACCAGGTGCTCGACGAGCGGATCCTCGACCTGTACGCCGACGGCGCCACCCTCGTCCTACAGGGACTGCACCGCAACTGGCCGCCGCTGATCGACTTCACCCGCGAACTGGGCGCCGCCCTGCACCAACCGTTGCAGGTCAACGCCTACCTGACCCCCGCCGGGAACCAGGGCTTCGCCACCCACTACGACACCCACGACGTCTTCGTGCTCCAGGTCGACGGGGCCAAGCACTGGCGGATCCACGAACCGGTGCTCATCGACCCGCTGGAACGCCAACCCTGGGGCGGCCGGGCCGACGAGGTCAGCGCCACCGCCGCCGGACCACCCGCACTCGACGTCACCCTGGAACCCGGCGACGCGCTCTACCTGCCCCGAGGCTGGCTGCACAGCGCCCAGGCCCAGCAGGGCAGCTCGCTGCACCTCACCGTCGGGGTCCGCGCCCTCACCCGGTACGCGCTGGTGGAGACCCTGCTCGGGCTGGCCGCCGAGGACCCACGGCTGCGCGCCGCGCTGCCGTTCGGCCTCGACCTCGCCGAACCGGCCCAGATCGCACCCGAGCTGACCGAGACCGTGGCCGCGTTGCGCGACTGGCTGGACCGGGCCGACCCGACCGCCGTCGCGGCCAAGCTCCGGGACCGGGTCTGGTCCGCCGCCCGGCCCGCGCCGATCCGGCCGCTGGCCCAGGCGGACGCCATCGCCGGCCTGGACGCCGACTCCCGGCTCGCCCCCCGCGACGGGCTGCACTGGCAGCTCGGCCCGGCCGGGGCGGACGAGTCGGACCGGGTCGTGCTGCGCCTGTTCGACCGGACCGTCAACTTCCCCGGACAGTGCGCGCTGGCGCTGCGGGCGTTTCTCGACGGCGGTGTCTCGCGCGTCGGTGACCTGCCCGGACTCGACGACGACGCGGACCGGATCCTGCTCGCCCGCCGGCTGCTGCGGGAGGCGGTGGCCGTACCGGCCTGA